Genomic window (Sphaeramia orbicularis chromosome 7, fSphaOr1.1, whole genome shotgun sequence):
cgagtgccaAAAAATTTAGtctgaccatgttgtatggttctgtgttatctgatgattctatgtgctccaaataaaactaaactaacaaactaaaaattatgcattttccaacatttccctgtggtctgaattgggtctgaattcttcattcattcaactccacaggtccatctgcaaccctgtttctgagtaatgacaccagaaaggtggtttggagcactggccctttaaatgcaaataacccCACCCCCCTCCTGTGCGTTGGACAGTTCTTAACCTAATTTTAGTAATTTCTGCAATCTCCTTAGATGTTTTCTCTGCTCGTTGCCAATGATCTGAGCCTTCTCAaacagactaacatcttttccacgCCCACAGGATGTGTCTTTGAAAtaattgtttaagaaatgagaagctactcgtTGCATCATTTGGGGTGAAGTAACATGTTTCTAGCTGAAAGATAATGGCccatgcagtaattatccaacagGAGGCTCATACCTATTTGCTTCattaaatccaggtggtgacttGTTTTTTGGTCAGGCGGTGTGTTTAAAACCCTTGTGTATTCCTTGGGATCAATCTGACCCCATTCCTCTGCCTTCATCTATGGGATGTGGATGTGGAAGGCAGCAGAAGGGTTGTGTTTTTCCTGATTTGTTTTCAGTTACTTTCCTACTTCCCTGCACCACCAGCTCCTCTTTTCATGCCTTCGTCTGAACATTCTGCATATCATCATCATAAAGAGCTTCAAACACACCCTTGTCAGAGTTAAATATTGATCCGTAGTGTTTTTTGTACAGTGGTcacttagatttacaaggctcaTAAATGTAGTTCGAGTACATTTGAACAGGCCTTTGTCAACTTTAATCATCTAAAATGTAATTTCTAATTTTAATCTGAGGTGAAAATAATGAGGGGACAGTATCTTAAAACCATGACCCACAGCAGCTGATGAACAAAACAGTTCATGTCGAGCTCCGACTGTATTTATGACAGAACTAGTTCCTCTGGGTGAGAGAAGCTGTTTCAACTCTGTGTCAAAACAAACACAGCAGCTCCACTCTGTCCATACATGACCTCCACTCCTCCCCTGTAGATCTGACAGTTTTCAGGTGGGCGGAGCCAACATGACGTGGCTCCACACAGCagacaggaaacactgcacatgATGAACAGATCAGAGCTCAAACTGCTTTCACtcaaagtgaaacttaaccaGTCGCTGAGACACGAAGCAGAAATGGAGCAGAAAGGAGTCGAGCTGGATCAGGAAATGATTTCTTGTTCGATTTGTTTTGATCTACTGAAGGATCCGGTGACTATTCCCTGTGGACACAGCTACTGTATGAGCTGTATTAAAACCCAATGGGATGGAGAAGATATGAGAAACCTCCACAGCTGCCCTCAGTGCAGACAGACCTTCACACCCAGGCCTGTCCTGGTGAAAAACACCATGATGGCAGTTTTAGTGGAACAGTTGAAGAAGACTGGACTTGGAGCTGCTGCAGCTGATCACTGCTACGCTGGAGCTGAAGATGTGGCCTGTGATGTGTGCACTGGGAGGAAACTGAAAGCCGTCAAGTCCTGTCTGGTGTGTTTGGCTTCTTACTGCGACAAACACCTTCAACGTCATTATGATGTGGCTCCGTTAAAGAAACACAAGCTGGTGGATCCATCCCAGAGGCTCCAGGAGAACATCTGCCCTCGTCATGATGaggtgatgaagatgttctgccGCACTGATCGTCAGTTTATCTGTTATGTCTGCTCTGTGAATGAACATAAAGGCCACAACATGGTCACATCTGCAGCAGAAAGGACTGAGAAGCAGACAGAGCTGGAGGTGAGTCGACAGAAAATCCAGCAGAGaatcaaagacaaacagaaagatgtGAAGGTGCTTCAAAAGGAGGTGGAGATCATCAGTCGTTCTGCTGATGAAGCAGTGGAAAAGAGCAACAGGATCCTGACAGAGCTGATCCGACTGATGGAGGAAAGAAGGTGTGATGTGGAGAAGCAGATCAGATCCCAGCAGGAAACTGAAGTGAGTCGAGTCAAAGAGCTGGAGTCGAAGCTGGAGCAGGAGATCactgagctgaggaggaaagaCGCCGAGATGGAtaaactgtcacacacacacgacCACAACCAGTTTTTACACCAGTATCCATCAGTGTCCAAACTCAGAAAAGATCCAGACTCATCTGGCATCGACGTCCGTCCTCTGAGTTACTTTGAGGATGTGATGACAGCTGTGTCAGAGCTCAGAGATAAACTACGGCACAGTCTGACAGAGGGATGGACCAACATCTCACTGAGCATCACTCAACCACAGGTTTTACTACAACCTGAACCAAGGACCAGAGCAGGATTCCTACAATACCCACGTCAAATcacactggatccaaacacagcgtaTGAATGTCTGTCACTGTCTGAGGAGAATAAAAGAGTAACATGTATGATTCAAACACAGAACTATCCTGATCATCCAGACAGATTCAGTAAGTTGAGTCAGGTCCTGAGCACACAGAGTCTGACTGGtcgatgttactgggaggtggagtggagGGGGGGGTGCGTTTGTGTTGCAGTTGCATATAATAATATTAAGAGGAAAGGAAACTCTGATGAATGTAGATTTGGATACAATGACAAATCGTGGGCTTTATATCGTAACAATAGCTCTCCTGAATTTCGTCATAACAATGCCAGGATCTCTGTCTCAGGTCCAGTTTCCTCCAGAATTGGAGTGTACCTGGATCGCACTGCAGGTATTCTGTCCTTCTACAGCGTCTCTGACACTATGACTctgatccacagagtccagacctcatTCACTAAGCCCCTGCACGCTGGACTTCATCTTTGGAAAAATGGAGACACTGCATACTTTCCTGAACTCCAGTAAATTCATCATTTACTTGGATCAGATCCATCTTTTTGTGTCTGACTCTAAACCACACAACTGAAAATCAGGTCAACTTTTTCTCCAGAACTCACAATTCAGATTTGATCCCATTTAGACTGTTTTCAGAGGACTCTAATAGCTGACACTATCTGACTATCAACCAGGTAGAGCTGCAATGAGTACTCCAGTAACTTGAGTACAAAAAAATcctttactcattttttttttgcctcgagtattcatttaattataaattttgtttcaagtaGTTATTTGCATTCTGCCCTGGGGATCGTGTTCTACACAGACTGTAAACAGTGACGCACGAAACTTAGAGCCAAAAGGTTGGTTCTATGGAAGAGAGCGAGAAGACCGTCAGCAAAAGGCAAATGATGTCCaaagtttgggatcacttcaaagtaaaaaaaaaaaaaaaaaaaataagagaatcTTGTGCAATGTATGTCAGTCCACATCTGAAGCCAGCACAAGGTAAATGTCCATCTCCACTCAACAGCAGCCTAACATTAGCTTATTTAACATGATTGCTAACTGAGAAACACAGCTGCGCTGGTTGGAACGTAGGCGATGCATTTGTTGTCATCTATAATGAGTCTTGATGATGAAGTCCAATTACTTCAGTTACTTGATTAATTGCTGAAATACTCATTAGAATACTCGACTTCAAAAAGAATTGCTAGCTGCAGCCCTACAACCAGCCAGGGGTGGATCTACTGTTGAGCTTTGCCACCCTAGCTGCCCCCACCCCAACTTTAATGTCATTCAAATTATACTATTCATTTGTCTATCCAGAAGGCTCTCataacattgaaataaaagatgaATTCACCCAAAAATATTTAATTGTAAATAACATTTTAGGCGTCTTTCTGCAGGAGGAGTCTGTTTCCCCAAGTGACATTTAAACACACCAAATGAAAGTTAAAGTAACTGTATAATGAATTGAATGTATGCTAAAGGTGATGAACGGGCACGGTTCAATACGTGCATTAATACTTGCCAAAAGTGACGTCTTAAACTCTTTTAAAAGAGACAGCCCACACCACCCTGTACTGTAATTTAAGTTCTTTTTCTGTACTCATTTTGAAAAACCTGTTTCATTTAAGCTTAAGTACTGTCTTTGTTTTCTTAGAAAGGAAAATGATACACTAAATAGTTTTAAGGTGTTTCAGTGGATCTTTTGTCGACTGCTTTTAAATACAGGGGGTTTTCATAAACTGCACTAAGGGACGTTTAATGCCGCCCTGCCTAGACCTCTTGCCACTCCTTTACCACCCTCGTAAACTTTTGCAGATCTGCCACTGTAAGCAGCCAGTTATCTGTTTATAGACGCCATCTTCACTGTTCACAGAGCTGTCATTAACGGAGGACGACAGAACAAGACTTTCATCATATCTGTACTTTTTAAAAAGTCAAAGAAAGTGGCACCATTTTTCTACTTTGGAGGAGTTTTGTTCAAACCTAGGGTTCCTTCCTGTTTCCTAAAGAGGCAGTGTGGACTGACGaggttcaaatacaaatacatggACATGCATTTGTAGACAACACTAGAAGTGGAGATGATTAacactttaacccctgacgtgtctgtggtgatcaTTCTGatgcatgatttattttaaatattcataaaaattcaaccatttactcaataggaaaaatttcaaatcatgctgatagaatagaccttgttctttccatatgctgcgtttccactgcgtggtactggctcgacttgacatggctcggcctttttgcgtttccattatgaaaaagaacctagaatctggtacctggtactagttttttggtatcacctccgccgaggttccaagcgatactaaaccgtgacgtataaacactccagaccactgattggtcagagagttttctctgtgacccaccatttacaaaaaaaacagatgcggaagtggacagtaaatatagcagtacattaatccacatgataacagcccaaaactacaccatggtcggtccaggaggttcagtctttggtggccgacgtaaaaattcagacgagacaacacgcaacgagcaagttttcagcaactgtctgaacagacaacacggaaataacacaccacatcgctatgacatccaggtattgtaaagtcagtagtatcctgtaatggaaatggtctgcaggaatacagagttgagtcgagccgagctgagctgagtcgagtcaagctggctccacgcagtggaaatgcggcaacagacatctgagcatgctcagttcaccccagcctgtggaatggggggtaaacacagagcagtgagtgagccTGACTcattataaaaatagacggtctgggctttttgcttgttttttttcctctgatttccttgtggttttttgtttttactgttttttccagtgttgtggtgactatcctttttcttctgtgtttttactgagttttgactgtggaactacactgaacaaaatataaatgcacgacttttgtttttgctcccatttttcatgagctgaactcaaagatctaaaactttttctacgaacacaaaaggcctatttctctcaaatattgttcataaatttgtctaaatctgtgttagtgagcacttctcctttgtcctttgctgagataatccatccacctcacagctgtggcatatcaagatgctgattagacagcaggattattgcacaggtgtgacttaggctggccacaataaaaggccactctaaaatgtgcacttttactgtattgggtggtccaggggggtcagaaaaccagtcagtatttggtgtgaccaccattttcctcgcacagtcttcttcatgaattctctgaaacacctttggagatggcttatggtagagaaatgaacattcagttcacaggcaaaagctctggtggagattcctgaagtcagcatgccaatttcatattccctcaaaacttgtgacatctgtggtattgtgctgtgtgataaaactgcacattttagagtggctttttattgtggccagcctaagacacacctgtgcaaaaatcctgctgtctaatcagcatcttgatctgccacacctgtgaggtggatggattatctcagcaaagaagaagtgttcactaacacaaatttagacagatttgtgagcaatatttgagagaaataaaccttgtgtgtacacagaaaaagttttagatctttcagttcagctcatgaaaaatgggagcaaaaacaaaagtcgtgcatttatatttttgttcagcatactttaaacaggtgtcaaaaagcagctggactaattttaaaaaaagaacaaaaaaaaaaaaaactgggctcAAATTCAATTACAGCATGTacacctgttaatctgatttatttcattctgttacatctgtgtatgtgttaaaaaaaaatcacagaaaacagaacagattGAGTCAAACTGAGCTGAAGTTTGATTCTATCGTCACTACGTATGTACAAAACCTTAAAGAAATCcattaatggactgaaacatggaaacacagtttttcgattatttctgaagtgcatgtaaacgcatcatatcTGATTATTACCATTATCTTATTActaacagttattggatttttatggtcatgttaaCAGGCTCCAAGTGTTGGATGATCCGATTCAGTAGACAGACGTCCACCATCTTCCTTAAAGCCTGAGGTGTGACTTGGTTAAATAACTTACAAAATGCTGATGTTGTAAATATGAGACATGATGTAATTATGAATTAATGATCAATCATCACATAAAGGTGAAGTTTATGGAAAAAGGTTGATTTgtgcataaaaatattaataaaggaGAAAAAATAAATGGTTGTGTCTCTGAGTTCTAAGTGTTAATGTAAACAGTTGCTATTTCAGATGTTACCGTTTGGACACCGTACGGTCAACTACAGTCCTgctccaacattctgtttgttagtttgttaaagttctaatgtccacacatatgcacttgcctgtatttagatccaatctgatatatgtgaagtatgaacagcaggaaaaactataTTTTGATGTTAGAAACAGCTTCTATAACCCAAGGTGGCCTCCCTTTGACCTTAACATGTCttagtttaacccttttgttcagataaaATGAGATGTACGGCATTAATTTACTGAGGTTTTATACcagtaaaaatgtaaacaaaaacaagtgaaaaattaagccatgttatttattatttttgggaattttctcattcatttttttttttggttcattttaatttagtttcattctatttttttagtttgctcattttatttgttcatttgactttctgttaattttgttggttattttagtctttttacttcattttagttaacCTATTGTGAatttttcccacattatttattatttgtaatttttaaaaaaaaaaacaacaccttttatattcctttttgttcatttatttgctaCTTActatataaaccaagtgtctccatccactgccgtTTATCtaactccatggttttactggtgaatcaatgttgtagaagattcatcaccatttatacaatattatcctttgtatttcatatttttcagttaaaatcatgcattttcctatatttaattcactgatcatgcagatgttcataaaaagctcagagtaaattcgatggttattacatcaaaacaatgaaaactaaagaaaaaagtgactttttcagcaaaataccctttactgaacataaacccagtgtgtccatccactgtcattgatccagctccatgggttttactggtgaatcaatgttgtagaagatgatggtgtttccatggtaactatgg
Coding sequences:
- the LOC115422591 gene encoding tripartite motif-containing protein 16-like isoform X1, with amino-acid sequence MEQKGVELDQEMISCSICFDLLKDPVTIPCGHSYCMSCIKTQWDGEDMRNLHSCPQCRQTFTPRPVLVKNTMMAVLVEQLKKTGLGAAAADHCYAGAEDVACDVCTGRKLKAVKSCLVCLASYCDKHLQRHYDVAPLKKHKLVDPSQRLQENICPRHDEVMKMFCRTDRQFICYVCSVNEHKGHNMVTSAAERTEKQTELEVSRQKIQQRIKDKQKDVKVLQKEVEIISRSADEAVEKSNRILTELIRLMEERRCDVEKQIRSQQETEVSRVKELESKLEQEITELRRKDAEMDKLSHTHDHNQFLHQYPSVSKLRKDPDSSGIDVRPLSYFEDVMTAVSELRDKLRHSLTEGWTNISLSITQPQVLLQPEPRTRAGFLQYPRQITLDPNTAYECLSLSEENKRVTCMIQTQNYPDHPDRFSPVSSRIGVYLDRTAGILSFYSVSDTMTLIHRVQTSFTKPLHAGLHLWKNGDTAYFPELQ
- the LOC115422591 gene encoding tripartite motif-containing protein 16-like protein isoform X2, which produces MEQKGVELDQEMISCSICFDLLKDPVTIPCGHSYCMSCIKTQWDGEDMRNLHSCPQCRQTFTPRPVLVKNTMMAVLVEQLKKTGLGAAAADHCYAGAEDVACDVCTGRKLKAKIQQRIKDKQKDVKVLQKEVEIISRSADEAVEKSNRILTELIRLMEERRCDVEKQIRSQQETEVSRVKELESKLEQEITELRRKDAEMDKLSHTHDHNQFLHQYPSVSKLRKDPDSSGIDVRPLSYFEDVMTAVSELRDKLRHSLTEGWTNISLSITQPQVLLQPEPRTRAGFLQYPRQITLDPNTAYECLSLSEENKRVTCMIQTQNYPDHPDRFSKLSQVLSTQSLTGRCYWEVEWRGGCVCVAVAYNNIKRKGNSDECRFGYNDKSWALYRNNSSPEFRHNNARISVSGPVSSRIGVYLDRTAGILSFYSVSDTMTLIHRVQTSFTKPLHAGLHLWKNGDTAYFPELQ